The following proteins are encoded in a genomic region of Bacteroidales bacterium:
- a CDS encoding DUF177 domain-containing protein yields the protein MNYLKQFVIPFTGLKFGVHHYEFVIDDKFFEALDYSMFKKGSLAVGVELNRQERMLIFDFQIRGFIEVECDRCLDLINYPVDSDHRLIFKFGEDWEDISDEIIIIPESEYQIDIAHYLYEFIGLTLPMQCIHPDDENGSSTCNAEMLKLLGYHPDTHEEDPRWEALKKLKKK from the coding sequence ATGAATTATCTTAAACAGTTTGTCATTCCATTCACAGGATTGAAGTTTGGAGTTCATCATTATGAATTCGTAATTGATGATAAGTTCTTTGAAGCGTTGGACTATTCGATGTTCAAAAAGGGTTCGCTGGCAGTTGGCGTTGAGCTCAACCGTCAGGAACGCATGCTGATTTTCGATTTTCAAATTCGTGGTTTTATCGAAGTGGAATGTGACAGATGCCTCGACCTGATTAATTACCCGGTGGATAGTGATCACCGGCTGATTTTCAAATTTGGAGAGGATTGGGAAGATATTTCGGATGAAATCATCATCATACCGGAATCGGAATACCAGATTGATATTGCGCACTACCTTTATGAATTCATTGGTCTGACGCTGCCCATGCAGTGCATTCATCCGGATGACGAAAACGGATCCAGCACATGCAATGCGGAAATGTTGAAATTGCTGGGATATCACCCGGACACACACGAGGAAGACCCGAGATGGGAAGCCCTCAAAAAGTTGAAAAAGAAATAA
- a CDS encoding N-6 DNA methylase: protein MKIERQLQGTLNTIFTELIKEKGLEGKIQPYPAQEEFRADITLKNKNGKPIFFIELKDPTARDGKSVFDSDVLMREVERAQRLDIKYFGNCNFLACAFFERDKLYDRVSVNEGFFSLLDIYRLSVSYSPSKEIENKLRNIAEFYLDRALEILDRKPITFSNLDELFIFKIRKLIEVYSHPISVLVWEKFNSDKAFHKEIAGYAQKQLWNKPSSFEEIENLTHIGVLMLISKLIFYKAYADNATWRNLPPIHVPHSVNTPENLEEIIWQYFTEFKEITRNFELLIGERSDIVFKIPFVSDASIDLVKDILDAGGHYNFSNIPFDIIGRIFEELIREDERHKLGQYFTPPHVIDLINAFAIRKSNDKVFDPSCGSGTFLVRAYERKKALAREEDKGVKHEIFLNEIYGNDLSNYPVYLSMLNLAIRDTRRPSYPRIVNKDFFAITEHLRLDLHNQKGIKEKKILPKFDAIVGNPPYTRQEEIGSMHGTVTKSQIQKLIKTECGFEPSQRTSIFAYFFYHSGVFLKDGGYLAFICQNSWLDTDYGIDMQRHLLRNYEIIAIMDSEVERFFPSASVNTTIVILRKQREEKKRNKNIVKFIWCTDSLANTIRKYKGVDDLREYFFEISQNTENEFFRINCITQETLANHTKWGQFLKAPKVYFDILSKGADKFVPLKQLANVKFGIKTGCNEFFILEDKTETATSLMLAAALNNSEKFSTIEQLKDNRLRLVLNGFNELWLIEEIFLTACIKSPKDLNSYTTSGDCFLYQLIFTDLPESELRSYKFVTSYLKSGVRKQIDKRPTCASRNLWYNIKKEKPSDILWPEMYFDRYFVCENSQKIMEIDKFYGIYLNSAKQRAYYSAILNSTFYQLHREFISFSSLGDGITKTPVYSVKDIPVPNFEKSSKIVSIWNKLKSKKTYSLETNKIESLRIELDKVFLEIIGFSKLEIAKLLPELYESTIKIIEARLLKAQSLKGVKAQRNKVAFSAYTNQLKDALVEGRFEAKKTFKFARQLQKLSMEITSDTRLQKKILDSYWKEKFGVQFDEKEIAKNEQATLF from the coding sequence ATGAAGATCGAAAGACAACTACAAGGCACTTTAAATACAATTTTCACCGAACTGATAAAGGAAAAAGGTTTGGAAGGAAAGATTCAGCCTTATCCTGCGCAGGAAGAGTTTCGTGCTGACATCACACTTAAAAATAAAAACGGCAAGCCAATTTTCTTTATCGAACTCAAAGACCCAACAGCCAGGGATGGCAAGAGTGTTTTCGACAGTGATGTGTTGATGCGAGAAGTCGAAAGGGCTCAACGATTGGATATCAAGTATTTTGGTAATTGTAATTTTCTTGCATGCGCTTTCTTTGAAAGAGACAAACTTTATGACAGGGTAAGTGTCAACGAAGGATTCTTCTCATTACTGGATATTTACCGATTAAGCGTAAGTTATTCCCCTTCAAAAGAAATTGAAAACAAACTCCGCAACATTGCCGAATTTTATCTTGATCGGGCGCTTGAAATTTTGGATCGTAAGCCTATTACATTCAGCAATCTTGATGAATTATTCATTTTCAAAATTCGAAAACTAATTGAAGTCTATTCTCATCCTATCAGCGTTTTAGTGTGGGAAAAATTTAATAGCGACAAAGCTTTTCACAAGGAAATTGCAGGTTATGCACAAAAACAGTTGTGGAATAAGCCATCATCTTTTGAGGAAATTGAAAACCTTACCCACATTGGAGTTTTGATGCTCATATCGAAACTCATTTTTTATAAAGCTTATGCTGATAATGCAACCTGGCGTAACTTGCCCCCAATTCACGTGCCTCATTCTGTTAACACTCCTGAAAATCTTGAAGAAATCATTTGGCAATACTTTACTGAATTTAAAGAAATTACCAGAAACTTCGAGTTGCTTATTGGAGAACGCTCTGATATTGTTTTCAAAATTCCTTTTGTAAGTGACGCCTCAATTGACCTTGTGAAGGATATTCTTGATGCTGGTGGTCATTACAATTTCAGCAACATTCCATTTGATATCATCGGAAGAATCTTTGAGGAACTTATTCGCGAAGATGAACGCCACAAGCTTGGACAGTACTTTACACCTCCTCATGTAATTGATTTGATCAATGCTTTTGCTATTCGAAAAAGCAATGATAAAGTTTTTGACCCTTCGTGCGGCTCAGGAACATTTTTAGTTAGAGCCTATGAACGTAAAAAAGCATTAGCAAGAGAAGAGGATAAAGGGGTTAAACACGAAATCTTTCTCAATGAAATTTACGGCAACGACCTTTCAAACTATCCGGTTTACCTGAGCATGCTCAATCTGGCAATACGAGATACACGAAGGCCAAGTTATCCGAGAATTGTGAACAAGGATTTTTTTGCTATTACTGAACATTTAAGACTTGACTTACACAATCAGAAGGGGATAAAGGAGAAGAAGATTTTGCCAAAATTTGATGCTATTGTTGGGAATCCGCCCTATACAAGGCAAGAAGAAATTGGTTCTATGCATGGAACGGTAACTAAATCCCAAATTCAAAAACTGATCAAAACTGAATGTGGGTTTGAACCATCGCAAAGAACCTCAATTTTCGCTTACTTCTTCTATCACTCCGGAGTGTTTCTCAAAGATGGGGGTTATCTTGCCTTTATTTGTCAGAACTCCTGGCTTGACACCGATTATGGGATTGATATGCAGCGCCACCTGCTCAGAAACTATGAAATCATTGCAATCATGGATAGTGAAGTTGAGCGTTTCTTCCCATCGGCCTCTGTCAACACTACAATCGTTATTCTTCGCAAACAAAGAGAAGAAAAAAAACGAAATAAAAATATTGTTAAGTTCATTTGGTGTACTGATTCATTAGCCAATACCATCAGGAAATACAAAGGAGTAGATGATTTAAGGGAATATTTTTTTGAAATAAGCCAGAACACAGAAAACGAATTTTTCAGAATCAACTGTATTACACAGGAAACCCTTGCCAATCATACTAAATGGGGGCAATTTCTTAAAGCTCCCAAAGTTTATTTTGACATTTTGAGTAAAGGAGCCGACAAATTTGTTCCATTAAAACAGTTAGCCAATGTAAAATTTGGGATAAAGACAGGTTGTAACGAATTTTTTATTTTAGAAGATAAAACCGAAACAGCCACAAGTTTAATGCTTGCTGCAGCTTTAAACAATTCAGAAAAATTTTCAACGATCGAGCAATTAAAGGACAATCGACTTAGGTTAGTTTTGAATGGATTTAACGAATTGTGGCTGATTGAGGAAATATTTTTAACGGCTTGTATTAAAAGTCCAAAAGATTTAAATTCTTACACCACTTCAGGTGATTGTTTTTTATACCAATTGATTTTTACTGATCTTCCAGAAAGTGAATTACGATCATATAAATTTGTTACCTCTTATCTAAAAAGTGGTGTGAGAAAACAAATTGATAAAAGACCTACATGTGCATCTCGTAATCTATGGTATAATATTAAGAAGGAAAAACCCTCAGACATTTTATGGCCAGAAATGTATTTTGATCGTTACTTTGTCTGTGAAAATAGCCAGAAAATAATGGAAATAGATAAATTTTATGGTATCTATTTGAACTCAGCTAAACAAAGGGCTTACTACTCTGCCATTTTGAACTCGACCTTTTATCAATTGCATAGGGAATTTATTAGCTTTAGTTCATTAGGCGATGGTATAACTAAAACACCAGTTTATTCAGTTAAAGATATTCCAGTACCTAACTTTGAGAAGTCCTCCAAAATTGTTTCAATTTGGAACAAACTAAAATCAAAAAAAACTTACTCGCTTGAAACAAACAAAATTGAAAGTTTACGCATTGAATTGGATAAGGTATTTCTAGAAATTATTGGGTTTAGTAAACTTGAAATTGCAAAATTATTACCCGAACTTTACGAGTCAACCATAAAAATAATTGAAGCACGTTTGTTAAAAGCACAAAGCTTAAAGGGAGTAAAAGCTCAACGCAATAAAGTAGCGTTCAGTGCATATACCAACCAGCTCAAAGATGCGCTTGTTGAAGGCCGGTTTGAGGCAAAAAAAACGTTCAAATTTGCCAGGCAATTACAAAAACTTTCTATGGAAATCACAAGTGATACCAGGCTTCAGAAGAAAATCCTTGATTCGTATTGGAAAGAAAAATTTGGAGTTCAGTTTGACGAAAAAGAAATCGCCAAAAACGAACAGGCAACTCTATTCTAA
- the rpmF gene encoding 50S ribosomal protein L32 produces the protein MAHPKRKISKTRRDKRRTHDKAKMPTLAKCPTTGTVHVFHRAYWVDGDLYYKGKVVMQKNEV, from the coding sequence ATGGCTCATCCAAAACGAAAAATCTCCAAAACCAGGAGAGATAAAAGAAGGACGCACGACAAGGCAAAAATGCCAACTTTGGCTAAATGCCCTACAACCGGAACAGTGCATGTATTTCACAGAGCATACTGGGTTGATGGGGATCTCTATTACAAAGGAAAAGTTGTGATGCAAAAAAATGAAGTTTAA
- the plsX gene encoding phosphate acyltransferase PlsX gives MRIGLDAMGGDFAPGAIIDGALLAISELPRDVHIVLIGDEQIIRSYLSEKGVNSHRFKIIHTTQVIEMGEKPLKAISSKPDSSISVGLRLLKSNKIDTFASAGNSGAMLVGSMYSVGAIPGVIRPTTFAHIPQENGGTSIILDIGTNTDVKVDVLYQFGLLGSIYAESVMKIAQPRIGLLNIGEEEGKGNLLTQSAFPMMKESKDFNFIGNIESRDLYKSKADVVVCDGFTGNILLKQIESFYRLLQKRNLLDNYFERFNYENYGGSPILGLNGTVILGHGISSSIAIKNMILLSRNIALAKLSDKVKQALFKYSN, from the coding sequence ATGAGAATCGGATTAGATGCAATGGGTGGTGATTTTGCACCAGGTGCAATCATTGATGGCGCTCTGCTTGCCATCAGCGAATTGCCACGTGATGTCCATATTGTGCTTATCGGTGATGAGCAAATAATTCGCAGCTACCTTTCTGAAAAAGGGGTTAATTCCCACCGGTTCAAAATCATTCACACTACACAGGTGATTGAAATGGGAGAGAAACCATTGAAAGCCATTTCATCAAAACCGGATTCAAGCATATCTGTAGGACTGCGTTTATTGAAAAGCAATAAGATCGACACCTTTGCCAGTGCCGGAAACTCAGGCGCCATGTTGGTTGGCTCAATGTACAGTGTCGGAGCAATTCCAGGGGTTATCCGTCCCACCACTTTTGCTCATATTCCCCAGGAAAACGGAGGGACAAGCATCATTCTCGATATCGGTACCAATACAGATGTTAAAGTAGATGTTTTGTATCAGTTTGGTTTACTGGGGTCTATTTATGCCGAAAGTGTCATGAAAATAGCACAACCCCGCATCGGGTTACTCAATATCGGTGAAGAAGAGGGTAAAGGGAACCTCCTTACACAATCTGCCTTTCCGATGATGAAAGAGTCGAAAGATTTCAATTTTATCGGGAACATCGAAAGCCGTGACTTGTATAAATCTAAAGCTGATGTAGTGGTTTGTGATGGCTTTACAGGAAATATCCTGCTTAAACAAATAGAGTCTTTTTACCGTCTTTTACAAAAACGAAATCTCCTCGATAATTACTTCGAGCGGTTTAACTACGAGAATTATGGGGGAAGCCCGATTCTTGGGCTCAACGGTACAGTAATTCTTGGCCATGGCATTTCGAGTTCCATTGCCATTAAAAACATGATTCTATTATCGCGCAACATTGCATTGGCAAAGCTTTCGGATAAAGTCAAACAAGCTCTATTCAAATACTCCAATTAA
- a CDS encoding ketoacyl-ACP synthase III: MTRIRAAIKGIHCFVPPYILTNEELTRMVDTNDEWIMTRTGIKTRHILKGVDKGTSDMGAEAVKGLLEKTNTHPDEIDMLICATVTPDMQFPATANIIADKVGIKNAFHFDINAACSGQIYALTTAAMYIETGMCKKVIMVGADKMSSIIDYTDRTTCVIFGDAAGALLLEPTTEDVGIIDSIHQSDGIGRIHLHQKAGGSVKPASHETVDAREHYVYQEGQPVFKYAVSKMADVSVEIMKKHNISPEELAWLVPHQANMRIIEATARRMGIDRDQVMINIERYGNTTSATIPLCIWEWEEQLKKGDKIILAAFGGGFTWGAIYLKWAYDGAAEAGKKK; the protein is encoded by the coding sequence ATGACCAGGATTCGAGCAGCAATCAAGGGTATTCATTGTTTTGTGCCACCATATATTCTGACCAATGAGGAGTTAACACGTATGGTGGATACAAATGATGAATGGATCATGACCCGTACCGGTATCAAAACCCGTCACATCCTCAAGGGCGTGGATAAAGGAACTTCCGATATGGGCGCCGAAGCTGTGAAAGGATTGCTCGAAAAAACCAATACTCACCCCGACGAAATTGACATGCTGATCTGTGCCACCGTTACACCCGACATGCAATTTCCGGCTACCGCCAACATTATTGCCGATAAAGTAGGGATTAAAAACGCTTTTCATTTCGATATCAACGCCGCCTGCTCAGGCCAGATCTACGCGCTCACCACTGCTGCCATGTACATCGAAACCGGGATGTGCAAAAAGGTGATCATGGTTGGCGCCGATAAAATGTCATCCATCATCGATTATACCGATCGTACTACCTGCGTGATATTTGGAGATGCTGCCGGAGCACTTTTGCTCGAGCCAACAACAGAAGATGTGGGGATCATCGATTCCATTCATCAATCGGACGGCATAGGAAGAATTCACCTGCATCAGAAAGCCGGCGGTTCTGTGAAACCTGCTTCCCACGAAACGGTGGATGCACGCGAGCATTACGTTTACCAGGAAGGTCAGCCGGTGTTCAAGTATGCCGTATCCAAGATGGCCGATGTTTCGGTGGAAATCATGAAAAAGCACAACATCAGCCCTGAAGAACTGGCATGGCTTGTTCCGCATCAGGCCAACATGCGCATCATCGAAGCCACTGCCCGCCGCATGGGTATTGACCGCGATCAGGTGATGATCAACATCGAACGCTACGGCAATACCACCTCTGCAACCATTCCGCTTTGTATCTGGGAATGGGAAGAGCAATTGAAAAAAGGGGATAAGATCATCCTTGCAGCTTTTGGAGGTGGTTTCACCTGGGGCGCTATTTACCTGAAATGGGCGTATGATGGTGCTGCTGAAGCAGGGAAAAAGAAGTAG